A stretch of Pseudomonas taetrolens DNA encodes these proteins:
- the miaB gene encoding tRNA (N6-isopentenyl adenosine(37)-C2)-methylthiotransferase MiaB, with protein sequence MAKKLYIETHGCQMNEYDSSRMVDLLGEHQALEVTARAEDADVILLNTCSIRERAQDRVYSQLGRWRELKLANPEMVIAVGGCVASQEGAAIRDRAPYVDVVFGPQTLHRLPEMIDAARITKLPQVDVSFPEIEKFDHLPEPRIDGPSAYVSVMEGCSKYCTFCVVPYTRGEEVSRPFDDVLAEIIHLAENGVREVTLLGQNVNGYRGLTEGGRLADLAELIRVVAAIDGIERIRYTTSHPLEFSDSLIQAHAEVPELVKHLHLPVQSGSDRILSAMKRNHTALEYKSKLRKLRAAVPGICISSDFIVGFPGETEKDFEQTMKLIEDVGFDFSYSFVYSQRPGTPAADLVDDTPEERKKERLNALQHRLNQQGFEISRQMVGSTQRILVTDYSKKDPGELQGRTENNRIVNFRCDNPQLIGQFADVRIDAAQPHSLRGSLLN encoded by the coding sequence ATGGCCAAGAAGCTTTACATCGAAACCCACGGTTGCCAGATGAATGAGTACGACAGCTCGCGCATGGTCGACCTGCTGGGTGAACATCAGGCCCTGGAGGTCACAGCGCGCGCTGAAGACGCTGATGTCATCCTGCTTAACACCTGCTCGATTCGTGAACGTGCCCAGGATCGCGTGTACTCGCAACTGGGCCGCTGGCGCGAGCTGAAGCTGGCCAACCCGGAGATGGTGATTGCCGTCGGGGGTTGTGTTGCCAGTCAGGAAGGGGCGGCAATCCGTGATCGCGCACCTTACGTCGACGTGGTGTTTGGCCCGCAAACCTTGCACCGCCTGCCTGAAATGATCGATGCCGCGCGCATCACCAAGCTGCCGCAGGTGGACGTGTCGTTCCCCGAGATCGAAAAATTCGATCATCTGCCTGAACCCCGCATCGACGGCCCGAGCGCCTACGTTTCGGTCATGGAAGGCTGCAGCAAGTACTGCACGTTCTGCGTCGTGCCTTATACCCGCGGCGAAGAAGTCAGCCGTCCGTTCGATGACGTGCTGGCAGAAATCATCCACCTGGCCGAAAACGGCGTGCGTGAGGTGACCTTGCTCGGCCAGAACGTGAACGGTTATCGAGGCCTCACCGAAGGTGGACGCCTGGCCGATCTGGCAGAACTGATCCGGGTGGTAGCAGCGATAGATGGCATCGAGCGTATCCGCTACACCACTTCGCACCCGCTGGAGTTCTCCGACAGCCTTATCCAGGCTCATGCTGAAGTCCCAGAGCTGGTGAAACACCTGCACTTGCCGGTGCAATCGGGTTCGGACCGCATTCTGTCCGCGATGAAGCGCAACCACACCGCACTGGAGTACAAGTCCAAGCTGCGCAAGTTGCGCGCCGCCGTTCCGGGAATCTGCATCAGTTCGGACTTCATTGTCGGCTTCCCCGGCGAAACTGAAAAAGATTTCGAGCAGACCATGAAGCTGATCGAAGACGTCGGTTTCGACTTTTCGTATTCCTTCGTCTACAGCCAGCGCCCAGGCACGCCAGCAGCCGATCTGGTCGACGACACCCCCGAGGAGCGCAAGAAGGAACGCCTGAACGCGCTGCAACATCGCCTCAACCAGCAGGGTTTCGAGATCAGCCGTCAAATGGTGGGGTCCACCCAACGGATTCTGGTCACGGACTACTCGAAGAAAGACCCCGGCGAGCTGCAAGGCCGCACCGAAAACAACCGGATTGTTAACTTCCGCTGCGACAATCCGCAGCTGATCGGACAGTTTGCCGATGTGCGTATCGATGCCGCACAACCCCACTCGCTGCGGGGCTCGTTGCTGAATTGA
- the ybeY gene encoding rRNA maturation RNase YbeY — translation MLELDLQLATEAAAPSEARFRQWCELALRQRTADSEMTIRLVDEAEGRELNHTWRQKDYATNVLSFPADVPDEFLDIPLLGDLVICVAVVEREAAEQGKDLEAHWAHLVIHGCLHLLGYDHIEDEEAEEMEALERTLLAELGHPDPYADDETE, via the coding sequence ATGCTTGAGCTTGACCTGCAACTGGCCACCGAGGCTGCGGCACCCTCCGAAGCCCGGTTCCGCCAATGGTGCGAGCTGGCTTTGCGCCAGCGTACTGCTGACTCGGAAATGACCATTCGTCTGGTAGATGAAGCCGAAGGCCGTGAACTCAATCACACCTGGCGTCAGAAAGATTACGCGACCAACGTGCTGTCCTTCCCTGCCGACGTGCCCGATGAATTCCTGGATATCCCGTTATTGGGCGACCTGGTGATTTGCGTGGCAGTGGTTGAGCGCGAAGCCGCCGAACAGGGCAAGGATCTGGAGGCCCACTGGGCCCACCTGGTGATACACGGCTGCTTGCATCTTCTGGGTTACGACCATATAGAAGATGAAGAAGCAGAGGAAATGGAAGCACTGGAACGAACGTTGCTTGCAGAACTGGGTCATCCTGATCCTTATGCAGACGACGAAACTGAATAA
- a CDS encoding PhoH family protein → MNAPIEPHRFLLEPFEARRFANLCGQFDEHLRLIEQRLTIEIRNRGNQFELIGDPKITTSAENLLRRLYRETKATELSPDMVHLFLQESAVEELASNPVAEASVSLRTKKGMIRPRGINQQRYVKEILGNDINFGIGPAGTGKTYLAVACAVDALEREQIRRILLVRPAVEAGEKLGFLPGDLSQKIDPYLRPLYDALYEMLGFEYVAKLIERQIIEVAPLAYMRGRTLNNSFIILDESQNTTVEQMKMFLTRIGFGSTAVITGDITQIDLPKGTKSGLNHVIEVLKDVPGISFTHFQSKDVVRHPLVQRIVEAYGRYEQEAADKLAALPAAKDYRHDA, encoded by the coding sequence TTGAACGCACCCATAGAACCACATCGTTTTCTCCTCGAGCCCTTTGAGGCTCGCCGTTTCGCCAATCTGTGCGGGCAATTCGACGAGCATTTGCGCTTGATCGAACAGCGCCTGACGATCGAAATCCGCAATCGTGGCAATCAATTCGAGCTGATCGGCGACCCAAAAATCACCACCTCCGCAGAAAACCTGCTGCGTCGCCTGTACCGCGAAACCAAAGCCACTGAGCTTTCGCCGGACATGGTGCACCTGTTCCTGCAAGAATCTGCCGTCGAAGAACTCGCCAGCAATCCGGTGGCTGAGGCCAGCGTCTCGTTGCGCACCAAAAAGGGCATGATTCGCCCTCGCGGTATCAACCAGCAACGCTACGTCAAAGAGATTCTGGGCAACGACATTAACTTCGGCATTGGCCCCGCCGGTACGGGTAAAACCTATCTGGCCGTGGCGTGCGCCGTTGATGCACTGGAGCGCGAGCAGATTCGCCGCATCCTGCTGGTGCGTCCGGCGGTCGAAGCGGGTGAAAAACTCGGCTTCCTGCCCGGAGACCTGTCGCAGAAGATCGACCCGTACCTGCGCCCGCTTTACGACGCACTGTACGAGATGCTGGGCTTCGAGTACGTGGCCAAGCTGATCGAACGCCAGATCATCGAAGTGGCTCCGCTGGCCTATATGCGCGGTCGCACCCTGAACAACAGCTTCATTATTCTCGACGAAAGCCAGAACACCACCGTTGAGCAAATGAAGATGTTCCTGACCCGCATCGGCTTCGGCTCCACCGCAGTCATCACCGGTGACATCACCCAGATCGACCTGCCGAAAGGCACCAAGTCCGGGCTGAACCACGTCATTGAAGTGCTCAAGGATGTGCCGGGCATCAGCTTCACGCACTTCCAGTCCAAAGACGTCGTGCGTCATCCGCTGGTACAGCGCATCGTTGAAGCCTACGGGCGTTATGAACAGGAAGCCGCTGACAAGCTGGCCGCCCTGCCCGCTGCCAAGGATTACCGCCACGATGCTTGA
- a CDS encoding YdcF family protein: MPIRYFVKQLLLPPGIFLLLLVLAWWLRRSRPRVAGVLFAVGVGGLWVMSLPVAVEWGARVIEREPALAQGEWSTLAGRADAIVVLGSGRERGDPAWGSDQPTGTGLERQRYAARLAKASGLPVLTTGGLHYGTPPSEAQLMADSMRDDFGVTVRWKEEQSRTTWENAQMSAEILLPQGIRRVAVVTQAWHMPRAVWSFEKAGFEVVPAPVGFWSVANARPLGGWMPEYKSIWQSGLLINEAVGQVAYPLFYR; encoded by the coding sequence ATGCCTATTCGATATTTCGTAAAACAACTTCTTCTGCCCCCGGGCATTTTCTTGCTGCTGCTGGTGCTCGCCTGGTGGTTGCGGCGTTCGCGTCCGCGAGTGGCCGGCGTGCTGTTTGCCGTGGGAGTGGGCGGCTTGTGGGTGATGAGCTTGCCGGTGGCGGTGGAGTGGGGCGCACGCGTCATAGAGCGTGAGCCTGCGCTGGCTCAGGGCGAATGGTCGACCTTGGCCGGGCGAGCGGATGCAATCGTAGTTTTGGGTTCCGGGCGGGAGCGCGGTGATCCGGCGTGGGGCAGCGATCAACCGACCGGGACCGGCCTGGAGCGTCAGCGTTATGCGGCCCGACTGGCCAAGGCTTCAGGATTGCCGGTGTTGACTACCGGTGGCCTGCACTACGGCACGCCGCCCAGCGAGGCGCAACTGATGGCGGATTCGATGCGCGATGATTTCGGGGTGACGGTACGCTGGAAAGAAGAGCAAAGCCGTACCACTTGGGAGAACGCTCAAATGAGCGCGGAGATCTTGCTTCCCCAGGGCATCAGGCGGGTGGCGGTAGTGACTCAGGCCTGGCATATGCCGCGTGCGGTGTGGAGCTTCGAAAAGGCCGGATTTGAGGTGGTACCGGCACCCGTTGGCTTTTGGAGTGTGGCCAATGCAAGGCCGCTGGGCGGCTGGATGCCGGAGTACAAATCGATCTGGCAGTCGGGTTTGTTAATCAACGAAGCCGTTGGGCAGGTGGCTTACCCGCTGTTCTATCGTTGA
- the hemL gene encoding glutamate-1-semialdehyde 2,1-aminomutase, whose translation MSRSETLFANAQKHIPGGVNSPVRAFKSVGGTPLFFKHAEGAYVTDEDDKRYVDYVGSWGPMILGHSHPDVLDAVRAQLEHGLSYGAPTAMETEMADLVCAIVPSMEMVRMVSSGTEATMSAIRLARGFTGRDNILKFEGCYHGHSDSLLVKAGSGALTQGVPSSGGVPADFAKHTLTTTFNDLDAVEKLLSEVGDTVACIIVEPVAGNMNCVPPAPGFLQGLRSLCDKHGAVLIFDEVMTGFRVALGGAQAHYGVTPDLSTFGKIIGGGMPVGCFGGKREIMQHIAPLGPVYQAGTLSGNPLAMAAGLTTLRLISRPGFHAELSDYTTRLLDGLQQRADAAGIPFVTTQAGGMFGLYFSGADDIVTFDDVMASDADLFKRFFHLMLEGGVYLAPSAFEAGFTSIAHGDTELQLTLDAAERAFAALK comes from the coding sequence ATGTCTCGTTCCGAAACCCTGTTTGCCAATGCCCAAAAACACATCCCCGGCGGTGTGAACTCCCCCGTTCGTGCGTTCAAAAGCGTCGGTGGCACCCCACTGTTCTTCAAACACGCTGAAGGCGCCTACGTCACAGACGAAGACGACAAGCGTTACGTCGATTACGTCGGTTCCTGGGGGCCGATGATTCTGGGTCACAGCCATCCGGACGTGCTGGACGCCGTGCGGGCCCAGCTGGAACACGGCCTGTCGTACGGTGCACCGACGGCCATGGAAACCGAGATGGCCGACCTGGTGTGCGCCATCGTGCCGTCCATGGAGATGGTGCGGATGGTCAGCTCCGGCACCGAAGCCACCATGAGTGCCATTCGTCTGGCCCGCGGCTTCACCGGCCGCGACAACATCCTCAAGTTTGAAGGTTGCTACCACGGTCACTCCGACAGCTTGCTGGTCAAGGCCGGCTCTGGCGCACTGACCCAAGGCGTACCCAGCTCGGGCGGCGTTCCGGCAGACTTCGCCAAGCACACCCTGACCACCACCTTCAACGACCTCGACGCGGTAGAAAAACTGCTGAGTGAAGTGGGTGACACCGTCGCCTGCATCATCGTTGAGCCGGTCGCCGGCAACATGAACTGCGTCCCCCCGGCACCGGGCTTCCTCCAGGGCCTGCGCAGCCTGTGCGACAAGCATGGCGCGGTATTGATTTTTGATGAAGTGATGACCGGTTTCCGCGTGGCCCTGGGTGGCGCTCAAGCCCACTACGGCGTTACGCCAGACCTGAGCACCTTCGGCAAGATCATTGGCGGCGGCATGCCTGTGGGCTGCTTCGGCGGCAAGCGCGAAATCATGCAGCACATCGCGCCGCTGGGCCCGGTCTATCAGGCTGGGACCCTGTCCGGTAACCCGCTGGCGATGGCCGCTGGCCTGACCACCTTGCGCCTGATCAGCCGCCCGGGCTTTCATGCCGAGCTGAGCGATTACACCACTCGCCTGCTGGATGGCCTGCAGCAGCGCGCGGATGCGGCTGGCATCCCCTTTGTGACCACCCAGGCCGGCGGCATGTTCGGCCTGTATTTCAGCGGTGCCGATGACATCGTCACCTTTGACGACGTGATGGCCAGCGATGCGGATCTGTTCAAGCGCTTCTTCCACCTGATGCTGGAAGGCGGCGTGTATCTGGCACCGAGTGCGTTTGAGGCCGGTTTCACCTCGATCGCCCACGGCGACACCGAATTGCAACTGACCCTGGACGCCGCAGAGCGCGCTTTCGCTGCCCTGAAGTGA
- the thiE gene encoding thiamine phosphate synthase produces the protein MKLRGLYAITDSQLLAGKLLPFVEAALDGGLALLQYRDKSTDDARRLREAEALRGLCERYKAHLIINDDAELAARLGVGLHLGQTDGPLTPARALLGRQAIIGSTCHSQIELAEQAAREGASYVAFGRFFNSSTKPGAPTATLDILDQARARLNLPICVIGGITLENAAPLVAHGADLLAVVHGLFGAESPQEVTRRARAFNDLLSI, from the coding sequence ATGAAGCTGCGTGGCCTGTATGCCATCACTGACAGCCAACTGCTTGCTGGCAAACTGCTCCCGTTTGTGGAGGCTGCCCTCGATGGCGGCCTGGCGCTTTTGCAATACCGCGACAAAAGCACTGACGACGCCCGCCGGCTGCGCGAGGCTGAGGCTTTGCGCGGTCTGTGCGAGCGATACAAGGCGCACCTGATCATCAACGATGATGCCGAGCTTGCAGCCCGCCTGGGTGTCGGGCTGCACCTTGGGCAAACCGACGGTCCCCTGACCCCGGCCCGCGCCTTGCTGGGCCGGCAGGCGATCATCGGCTCCACGTGTCATAGCCAGATTGAACTGGCCGAGCAGGCCGCCCGGGAAGGCGCCAGTTATGTCGCCTTTGGTCGTTTCTTCAACTCCAGCACCAAACCCGGCGCGCCTACCGCGACTCTCGACATCCTCGACCAGGCCCGGGCCCGACTCAATCTGCCTATTTGTGTGATTGGCGGCATCACGCTGGAAAATGCCGCGCCATTGGTCGCCCACGGGGCCGATCTGCTGGCAGTGGTGCATGGCCTGTTTGGCGCAGAGAGCCCCCAGGAAGTCACTCGACGCGCCCGTGCCTTCAACGACTTGCTGTCCATTTAA
- a CDS encoding hydroxymethylpyrimidine/phosphomethylpyrimidine kinase, translating to MNIYSSRPVVLCLSGHDPSGGAGLQADIEALMAQGCHAAPVVTALTVQNTVNVIDFRVLDREWVLAQADAVLSDSTVAAVKLGMLGSLEMVDTVVELLQAHPHLPMVCDPVLRAGGGGRLGKDEVGFAMRERLLPLATIATPNLPEARILAELPEGSADECADKLLPFCKHLLITGGHGDEHEVHNRLYSRDGSRHTFTCYRLPGSYHGSGCTLASTLAGRLAIGEGLVSAVETALNYTWRTLRDAEQLGQGQFVPRRLPLDFCS from the coding sequence ATGAATATCTACAGTTCTCGCCCCGTTGTCCTCTGTCTCTCCGGCCATGACCCCAGTGGGGGTGCCGGCTTGCAGGCAGATATCGAAGCCCTGATGGCTCAAGGTTGCCACGCCGCCCCGGTTGTGACTGCCTTGACCGTGCAGAACACTGTCAATGTCATCGATTTCCGCGTCCTGGATCGAGAATGGGTGCTGGCTCAAGCCGACGCCGTACTCAGCGATTCCACCGTTGCGGCCGTCAAGCTGGGCATGCTTGGCTCGCTGGAAATGGTCGACACCGTGGTCGAGCTGCTGCAAGCCCACCCGCACCTGCCGATGGTCTGCGACCCGGTACTGCGAGCGGGCGGTGGCGGGCGCCTGGGCAAGGACGAAGTCGGCTTTGCCATGCGCGAGCGCCTGCTGCCTCTGGCCACCATTGCCACTCCCAACCTGCCTGAAGCCCGAATCCTGGCCGAGCTGCCCGAAGGCAGTGCCGATGAATGTGCAGATAAACTCCTGCCCTTTTGCAAACACTTGCTCATTACCGGCGGTCACGGCGATGAACACGAAGTCCACAATCGCTTGTACAGCCGCGACGGCAGCCGCCACACCTTCACCTGCTATCGCTTGCCCGGCAGCTATCACGGCTCGGGCTGCACACTGGCGAGCACCCTCGCAGGACGCCTGGCCATTGGCGAAGGTCTGGTCAGTGCTGTAGAAACCGCGCTTAATTACACGTGGCGCACCTTGCGGGATGCCGAGCAACTGGGTCAGGGACAATTTGTGCCCCGCCGTTTGCCGCTGGACTTCTGCTCGTAA
- a CDS encoding HlyC/CorC family transporter, giving the protein MSEDRSSNGQKSWLGKLTQAFAHEPKNRQELLELLREAHQNKLLDSEALAIVEGAIQVADLQVRDIMVPRSQMISIKATQTPREFLPAIIDAAHSRYPVIGESHDDVLGVLLAKDLLPLILQENGDKYNIKDLLRPATFVPESKRLNVLLREFRANHNHMAIVIDEYGGVAGLVTIEDVLEQIVGDIEDEHDVEEDSYIKPLPSGDFLIKALTPIENFNEFFDSEFSDDEFDTVGGLVMSAFGHLPKRNETTEIGPYRFRILNADSRRIHLIRLTPIAR; this is encoded by the coding sequence ATGAGCGAAGACCGATCGAGCAACGGGCAAAAGTCATGGTTAGGTAAGCTGACCCAGGCCTTTGCCCATGAGCCGAAAAACCGCCAGGAGCTGCTTGAGCTGCTGCGCGAAGCACACCAGAACAAGCTGTTGGACAGTGAAGCACTGGCCATCGTCGAAGGCGCCATTCAAGTGGCTGACCTGCAGGTACGGGACATCATGGTCCCGCGCTCGCAGATGATCAGCATCAAGGCAACCCAGACCCCCCGCGAATTTCTCCCGGCGATCATCGATGCTGCGCACTCGCGCTACCCAGTGATCGGCGAAAGCCATGACGACGTTTTGGGCGTCCTTCTGGCCAAGGATCTGCTGCCGTTGATCCTTCAAGAGAACGGCGACAAGTACAACATCAAGGATTTGCTGCGTCCGGCGACTTTTGTCCCCGAGTCCAAGCGCCTTAACGTGTTGCTGCGTGAATTCCGTGCCAACCACAACCACATGGCCATCGTCATTGACGAATACGGCGGAGTGGCAGGCCTGGTGACTATTGAAGACGTTCTGGAACAGATCGTCGGCGACATCGAAGACGAGCACGATGTCGAGGAAGACAGCTACATCAAGCCGCTGCCCAGCGGTGACTTCCTGATCAAGGCCCTGACCCCGATCGAAAACTTCAACGAGTTCTTCGACAGCGAATTTTCCGACGACGAGTTCGACACCGTTGGCGGACTGGTCATGAGCGCGTTCGGGCACCTGCCAAAACGCAATGAAACCACTGAAATCGGCCCTTATCGCTTCCGCATCCTGAATGCTGACAGCCGCCGGATTCACCTGATCCGCCTGACGCCTATTGCCCGCTAA
- a CDS encoding DUF1820 family protein gives MTKREAPIYKVIFLNQGQVFEMYAKQIYQSDLWGFLEVEEFVFGERTQMVVDPSEEKLKAQFEGVVRSFVPMHSIVRIDEVERLGTPKISEARGVSNVMPFPFPMPEK, from the coding sequence ATGACCAAACGTGAAGCTCCAATCTACAAGGTGATTTTCCTTAATCAGGGCCAGGTGTTCGAAATGTACGCCAAGCAGATCTATCAAAGCGATCTGTGGGGCTTCCTGGAAGTGGAGGAATTCGTCTTCGGTGAGCGGACGCAAATGGTCGTTGATCCGAGCGAAGAAAAGCTCAAGGCGCAATTCGAAGGTGTGGTGCGCAGCTTTGTGCCGATGCATTCGATTGTGCGTATCGACGAAGTCGAGCGTCTGGGCACCCCGAAAATCAGCGAAGCCCGCGGCGTCAGCAACGTGATGCCGTTTCCGTTCCCGATGCCGGAGAAGTAA
- the lnt gene encoding apolipoprotein N-acyltransferase, giving the protein MRWITSPGWPGNLLAVVAGALTTLALAPFDIWPLALVALAMFYLGLRDLSPKQALGRGWCYGFGLFGAGTSWIYYSIHNFGGASVLLAGLLMLAFTAAIAWFFALPAWLWARWIRRNEAPLADTLAFAALWVAQEAFRGWFLTGFPWLYSGYSQLDGPLAGLAPIGGMWLISFTLALTAALLCNLPRLIKTRRKGFIAAGAVLLLGPWCIGISLKHHAWTSPSGDPLSVAAIQGNIEQSMKWDPAQLNAQLALYRDMTFSSRQADLIIWPETAIPVLKENAEGYLTMMSRFAAERNSALITGVPIRQELRHEPRYFNGITAVGEGDGTYLKQKLVPFGEYVPLQDVLRGLIAFFDLPMSDFARGPSDQTLLQAKGYQVAPFICYEVVYPDFAAGLAAQSDILLTISNDTWFGTSIGPLQHLQMAQMRALEAGRWMIRATNNGVTALIDPFGQITVQIPQFERGILYGDVVPMHDLTPYLQWRSWPLLILCIGLIGWALITSRIAKTV; this is encoded by the coding sequence ATGCGCTGGATAACCTCCCCCGGCTGGCCCGGTAACCTGCTGGCCGTGGTAGCTGGCGCACTGACAACCCTGGCGTTGGCTCCCTTCGATATCTGGCCACTGGCGCTGGTTGCCCTGGCCATGTTCTACCTTGGTTTGCGCGACCTGTCCCCAAAGCAGGCGCTGGGCCGTGGCTGGTGCTATGGCTTTGGCCTGTTTGGCGCTGGCACCAGCTGGATCTACTACAGCATTCACAACTTCGGCGGTGCGTCCGTGCTACTGGCGGGGCTGCTGATGCTGGCGTTCACCGCCGCCATCGCCTGGTTCTTCGCCCTGCCCGCCTGGCTGTGGGCCCGCTGGATTCGCCGCAACGAAGCCCCGCTGGCTGACACGCTGGCTTTTGCCGCGCTGTGGGTGGCCCAGGAAGCATTCCGCGGCTGGTTCCTCACCGGCTTCCCTTGGCTGTACTCCGGCTACAGTCAGCTGGACGGCCCGCTGGCCGGGCTCGCGCCGATCGGCGGCATGTGGCTGATCTCCTTTACCCTGGCACTGACCGCAGCCCTGCTGTGCAACCTGCCGCGCCTGATCAAGACCCGCCGCAAGGGATTCATCGCTGCAGGAGCGGTGCTGCTGCTCGGGCCGTGGTGCATCGGCATAAGCCTCAAGCATCACGCCTGGACCAGCCCTTCGGGAGACCCGCTCAGCGTGGCGGCAATCCAGGGCAATATCGAACAAAGCATGAAGTGGGACCCGGCGCAGCTCAATGCCCAACTGGCCCTGTACCGCGACATGACCTTCAGCTCCAGGCAAGCCGACCTGATCATCTGGCCCGAAACAGCCATCCCGGTGCTCAAGGAAAACGCCGAAGGCTACCTGACGATGATGAGCCGGTTTGCCGCCGAGCGAAATTCGGCGCTGATCACCGGGGTTCCCATCCGCCAGGAGCTGCGGCATGAGCCACGCTACTTCAACGGCATCACCGCCGTGGGTGAAGGCGACGGTACTTATCTGAAACAGAAGCTGGTGCCATTTGGCGAGTACGTCCCGCTGCAAGATGTACTGCGCGGGCTCATCGCATTCTTTGACTTGCCGATGTCGGACTTTGCTCGCGGCCCTTCCGACCAAACACTGTTGCAGGCCAAGGGTTATCAAGTCGCGCCCTTCATTTGCTACGAAGTGGTGTACCCGGACTTCGCCGCCGGCCTTGCCGCCCAGAGCGACATTTTGCTGACCATCAGCAACGACACCTGGTTTGGCACCTCGATCGGCCCATTGCAACACTTGCAGATGGCGCAAATGCGCGCCCTGGAAGCCGGACGCTGGATGATTCGCGCCACCAACAATGGTGTCACCGCCTTGATCGACCCTTTCGGGCAAATCACGGTGCAGATCCCACAATTCGAACGCGGCATTTTGTATGGCGATGTAGTGCCCATGCACGACCTGACGCCCTACCTGCAATGGCGCTCATGGCCGCTGCTGATCCTCTGCATCGGGCTTATCGGCTGGGCGTTGATCACGAGCCGGATAGCCAAGACCGTGTGA
- a CDS encoding tetratricopeptide repeat protein, translating into MNRTGRALALGCLLLLQPLLVQAGGNSLLIPAMGRCTLNTQPENLAEALALCEQAAKAGDAEAEYELGEFYYDGKNTPRDLNLALSYFEQASLQGHAMAQYQLGTMFFKGEGVPANNIQAYIVLKMAAVNGAEDALDTADLVAEQMPRDQLETATQILGQIFRKYLLELQSADGRSPFSPLP; encoded by the coding sequence ATGAACCGCACCGGCCGCGCCCTTGCTCTGGGCTGCCTGTTGCTCCTACAACCGCTGCTTGTCCAGGCAGGCGGTAACTCGTTGTTGATCCCAGCGATGGGTCGCTGCACCCTCAATACTCAGCCAGAAAACCTTGCAGAGGCGCTAGCCTTGTGTGAGCAGGCTGCAAAAGCAGGGGATGCGGAAGCCGAATACGAGTTAGGCGAGTTCTATTACGACGGTAAAAACACCCCGCGCGACCTCAATCTGGCCCTGAGCTATTTCGAGCAGGCCTCGTTGCAAGGCCACGCCATGGCCCAGTACCAGCTCGGCACCATGTTCTTCAAGGGTGAAGGTGTACCGGCCAACAACATCCAGGCGTATATCGTGCTGAAGATGGCCGCTGTCAATGGCGCCGAAGACGCGCTCGACACCGCCGACCTGGTGGCCGAACAAATGCCTCGCGACCAGCTGGAAACCGCTACCCAGATCCTGGGGCAGATTTTCCGCAAATACCTGCTGGAGCTTCAATCAGCGGACGGACGCTCGCCGTTTTCGCCGCTGCCTTGA